CCAAAAGATACTGCATACAGCTGAAGaaagacaacaagaagggtgtTGAAATTAGAGATGATAAGTACGATAGATAAAAGGgcaagagaaaaacaaaaaggcAAGCAGACCACTACTTCCACCAAGGGGGTTCCCTTCCTGAAGAAGTCTAAGTCAACCCTCCTCCCAATCGTCGGATCCCATTCTACTCTGACAGGTCCAACTATACGTATTGGAGGTCCTACCCCAACTTTGCCTTCTCAGACATTTGTTTTTGCCCCTATTGATGTTACTCCAGTAAGTACTTTCTCTTTGGTTGGATTTTTAACTCTTTGTAATACTTGTTATATTTATGTGTTATTCTTCTCAGAGTTGGTGAAACCTTCTCTTGGCGATTATTGGTCCACCAAATATAGGAAGAAGCTGAACTTGATGGATCTCAAAGTTCTGGATGACATTGATGAATCTATCCCCACAAGATTCCTTTGGTTATGGAGAGCCGAAATAAGATATTTGTTATAAGACACGACAATCACATTATAAGAAAGTCCATGGCGGTAAGTTTACCTTATTCCCTTAACTACGGTTCCTAATTGTTCGATATGACCTTTTCCCTTGTGATTCAGTCATTCGACCATGTCATAGTGGTCAGGCAAGTGATTGTTGACGGTGTTATAGGTAGAAAGCGCATTAAAGAGCTATAATGGGAGCTTAGCTTAGAGAAGGCAAATAACTCTAATGTTTAAGCATCAAATAATTAAGTTGATTTCTTGGAACATAACGGCGCCTTTAACAGATAAAGTGTCATTTTTACTCATCTTAGTGAGAATGAGTTGTATAAATTTGGCATTTCATAATTTTGTGGCAGGGAGGGAGTGGGAGAACCTTTGAAGAACTTTGATCAGCGTGTGATCAAAAGCCTTGTGTCGATTCGAGATATGCTAAAGTTGTTGGAGCAGAGGTTGATGCTCAGTTGGCATTTCAGAAACTTTCTTGTCTAAAGCCTCCATGGCATAACGATTATCTCGTGAGTACTAAATTAAGGAGGCCGGATCTTCATCAGTGTTATCTTTAGCAAACTTTGAAAGATGATCGTCAATCTTGTAAGTTCAATAGATATGTTACGAAGTTCAAAAGACAGTTATTTAAGACTTAAAGTGCAATGTCATGGCCAAAAGGGATGAAAAGAATGGTATGCTGCAAAGTAGCCATATGAGTGATCATTCCAAGTTTGATGGATTCCATGCGATCAACATAACTGTGAATACCTTGTTGGGAGACTAGAGCCACAATTATGTGAATAAGGCTTTTGATATGGGCAAACTCATTTAGCAGAAGGGCAGTCTCAACTACTGAGTGTGCAATCATATTTGTAGGCAGATGCATTATAGATGGAAGTGTTGTTGAGGAATGGAAGAAGTTTTAGCAATTTTAACCGTTTGATTGCAACAGTTTGAAGTGTCTTCAACACATCTTCCTGAGATAGGACTTCAGATATGGAAGCTGTTTTGTTCTTGATTTATGATGAGATTGGTTCTCCTTTGTTTTTCAGCGGATATAATAAGCATGTCGATATCATCAGCAGTGATGGTTGAGTTTTTTATAGATATGAATAGGAAAGTTCAGAGCGCTAAGATAGGCAACTTCTGATGCACTTATAGGTTGCTCAAGAGGTGGATGCTTCTAGCATATTCTCTTTTATCTTGATTCACCATCAATTTATCTTGCATGTTTATTGTTAGCTTTAATTTATTGAAtgtttttattatgtttattttagttattcAAACTCCAACTTTAACTTAACCAACTATCCGTTCTAAGAATCTGGTTGTTCTATTGAAATGTCATTGACTTTTGTTTGTTctatccctgtggagacgataatTTATtaacactttattacttgtacctagtgcacttgctagtgtCACTCCATCTTGGGGGACAACAATAACTCATTTGTTATTGGTGGTAAATATTGTAACAACTTCGGGTGTCGGCATGTACCCTACCAATCAATAGAGCTTGATTCTGCTTCTAACATTTGCTTAAGGAAGACAACTCACTCAGAAAGGCTTTTGTTTAAACTTATGGTTAACGATTTATTGATGCACAATAGTTGGAGCTCTATATATGCGAGATTACCAATAGAGCATACAATATCAGAAGTAAGTAAATGTAGAGTTAGAAAGAGTTACACAATGATTTATACTCGTTCAAGCTCTTGCCTACATTTAGCCCTTAGAATACCTTCTTCTGAGTTTTAATCAATTACTGAACTTTTTACCACTAGGGCACAAACATGTACACTAGATACATAGGTTATGTAAAGTATATTTCTTTACAATCCACGCTCACCTATCTATCTTTCTATATGTTTACTTATAACCAAAGCAAATAGAAGAGCttctgatctttttacaaaCGATGATTTTGTTCTAATATAGAATAGAGGTGAAGAACTACatcacaattaaattacacaAGTATGAACTATGAATGTATATTCTACTTTTGTTCTTTTTTCACTTGAATGTTTGGATCTTTTTTTGCATTGATGGATCAAGAGTGAAAATGAGCGTTATGATTGGCTTTTATAGTGGAAGTTTGAGGCACAAACGTTTGAATTTGAACTTGTCCGTTGGAGGGAAAGCTTCAAATGGCTTATGTCATAATACACAAATGAGGGAAGAGTTGTTGATGAAATCAGTCTTTTGTCTGGTGTTGACCAGCATGCCATTGGAAACTTGTGATTTCTTAGCGTGGGAGACACTGTTTGTTCTTTTCCAAAATGGTGATGTGAGAGAGACGTTTGGCTGGCAGTAGCTTCTAGCTTCTATTTTATTTGCCAATTTTAGAAACGACTGGATGTTGACTTTGATTCTCTTGAATCTTGTCTTCTAGCTTCTGATTCCGATTCCGGATCCACAATTATGTTGTTGGATCTTTGACATTTATATTTCAACATTTAGCAAACCCATTgatataaaataaaactaaatttaattcttcaaattaaatatttatgagAATTTAAATctttaaatgtgatttttgttataattaaaaactttatggaaattgtgtttcaacacaaCTCTCTCCAACTCGTCAAGCACATATCTAAGCTTTTctggtttgattttttttttccaaattgtTGGTCAAGCAACTTCTTACAACCTCATCAAGAAGAGTATCCTTTCTTAAAAAACCATGAAAGCTTAAAAAACATCccacaaaaagaaaacatgcagaaaaagacaaaaaaaaaagtgtccTCAGAGGTAGATTTTGATAACAACCTAAATAAATAGAGAGTCTTCAAAAAACCCTGAAAAGtgttttcttctcttttattgggggatggttctaataataaccTAAAAAAACAAGGTTATTCTTAAATTTGGGTTGAGGGTCCATGAGGCGGATCCTAAAAGAGTCGTTTGAATGTGATTATAAGAAAGCAAAAACCCAGGCATAATATGACCTATGATGCATCAAAGAGGGCACCACAAAAAGTGAATGTGTCTGCCAAACCCGACCATAGCAAAAGAAAACCTTCACGCATAATGATTTGTGATTGGACAACACAAGGAGCATGCGCATTACATAAGTATGTTGAAAAtctcatcttctatttttacTTTACtcttcatatatgaaaattgtgattacttgagcgttagagtgatCACACTGGTAAACCGTTAACACTCATGTTTTACAAATTTGCTCGAGCATAGAAGCGATGGTTGAAACTTTTCCATTTTTTAATCTACtatatatatcatctccaaAGTTTCAAAATAATATTGAATTTACCTTTATTTAATAGAAAATTGAAACGAGTTACTTAACAGACATGTGATTTTTTTAAAGAAGTTTATTGACAAAGTAAAACTTGATATATCGTTCATAATTACGCTAATAACACAATAAACATTTTTTACCCtttaatagttagtattttttaattaattcatatgtgtcaaatttagtttttgttattttatagcAGTGAATTTATATTTTATCCCATTTGCAATTTATTTTTGgatttgaaattgaaattaattagaaaacaatgtgcaaaaatttgaaaagggggctgaaagaaaatttggtttagaaaattcaaaattccCTCCCTCGCCTTCTATTGGTCTATTTCAATTGACGAGGATCGAGCGTAAACAGTTTCAAACCGTTGATGGAAATAAGATCCAACGGTGTCGATATCCACACACCACCAGACTATAAAAGCGTGTGACAATCAACGATAGAAACCATTCTCCACTATCTTACCATAGTCAAATCTTCTTCATTTCTCTGCATCTTCGAAATCGTCGGATATATTCAGTGAGATGGACAGCACAAATGTTAAGAAGGGTGCCGGAGGTAGGAAAGGTGGAGGCCCGAAGAAGAAGTCCGTTTCCAGATCCGTTCGAGCTGGTCTTCAGTTTCCCGTTGGTAGAATCGGAAGGTTTTTGAAGAACGGAAGATATGCACGGAGGGTCGGATCTGGGGCTCCTGTTTACTTAGCTGCAGTTCTTGAGTACCTAGCTGCTGAAGTAAGCAAAAATCCCTAATTCTTTCAATTGTTTGTTCTTTAATTTTGTTGAAATTGGTTAGGGCTATCATGTTTGGCTGTGAAATtggaattgatttttttttttgtgtttgtgGTTATAGTTGCTGGAGTTGGCTGGGAATGCGGCAAGAGATAACAAGAAGAGCAGGATAATACCAAGGCATATATTGCTAGCAGTGAGAAATGATGAAGAGCTGAGAAAGTTGCTGGCAGATGTAACTATTGCTCATGGAGGTGTTCTTCCTAACATAAACCCTGTTCTTTTGCCCAAAAAGACGGAGAAAACTAGCCAGGAGCCAAAATCTCCTGCCAAGGCCGCTAAGTCTCCGAAGAAAGCTTGAATAATTTGGTTCTAATTATTCAATCAGATTGGGATTTCTTCTGTAATTGGAAATCTATTGTAATTTGAAACTATACCTCTTTCAATTAACCCTTAGGTAATCCATTTTGAACATCTTGGCTTTTATCTCATTATTTCCTTGAACCTCAATCACTAAAAACTCTTTTTTATCACCCATGTAATAACGACTTATGGcatttaaattatattagaaAATTACTAATGAAATgcaaacataaataaatacaaatacaATAAAACAGGTATGCAGATGTAACATTTCATATTGCTTTTATAGccattttgataaattttatcATTATTAGTTATTCACCTTCTTGTGATTGAATAATGGAAACTATACCTTTTTCAATTTACTGAAACTCATGGTTTTGGGGGCCATTAGCATATGATAGAACACAATAATATGACTTCACATGTAATTTCATAATATTGCACTATTTGGTGTATTGAAACCCACCTAAGTGAGGATACATATTGGGTATGTACACTCTCGCAAAGTTGTACATGTTATTTACAAGTAATAGATATGTTATTAGAGTTGTCCCTTCATTGGAGATGATAAACCGCGTCTTTCATTTAATAATGGAATAAGGAAATGGCTATGACTACCTCATTAGTTTCAAGATTGACTAGCTTTTGATGAATCAATGCTCCAATAACgaattatgatgaaatctcTCCACTCAATGTTTATGGAATGTGTAAGTGTATAAGACTATGCCTAATGTATAAGCACATGCCAACATATGTCACATAATGAACTAATTAAGAAATTTTGAGGCGTACTAAATTAGATACTTTTCAATGCATAAGTTATACTTTTAAAGCTTTTCAAAGTAGCTCACTATTTGGGTGACACTCACATTTCTCTAAAGCTATTGAGTAATCGAAAATgcaaattaatataattaaagacCTAACGTTGATAACTTGGTTCAATTTTAGACAAACTAAATTCCAAATGAATTGTAACCTCGTAGTCTTCTTCTTTTGGAGAAAATGTATTGATTTACCAAATTTAAATGTTTAAACCCTCACCCTAATCTCTTCATCCAAAATACCTAAGAACACCAAAATCATTCCACTTCGATTCTTTTCTTGTAATCGATTCCTTTCTTGTAATCACTCACAAGAAAGAAGAAACTGGTCAGGAAAAAACcagcataataaaaaaaaatgataaagttCGATGCTCAAGGGTAAAAGAGAAGAAGTCAGCCGTGGAGAGAGCTCAGAAAAGTTTCATGTGCTTCTTCAATGTTGTGAAGAGTGCAAGAAAATAATGAGAAAGGAAAATTGGAGAAATTAAGATTAGCAGAGATGTGTTTGTTTTGGTTTAGCAAAGAATTCTGCTTGATTGATTTGAAAGAGAAGAAATTGATGAGGTTATATCTCCCTTCCGAATTAAGAGATGatgaaattaaacaaaaaaaactttGGGTGTTTGTAAGTTTTTTGGATTAAGAGATTTGTGATGAGGGATTTCAAAAGTTAGACTTGAGATTTTTCCACAGATATAGTCCGTAGATGCGAATATGAGGATACAAATAACATTTTACTGATTTTAATCAGTTGGATGCAAACGGAAATTTTAACAGCGGAAAGAGATCTGTTAGTTTGTCTAAAATTGGACTAAGTTGTCAACGTTGGGTCCTCAATTGTACTATTTATTACGTTAAGGGTATTATTGCTTTTCACGggtaacgttaggggtatttttacattttatcgTTTTTGCTAATGAATAATGGAAACTATACCGTTTTCAATTAACTCAAACACAAGGTTTTGTGGCCCATTAACATACAATAGAACACATGAGAATATGACTACACATGGCAGACTGCATAATATTGCACTATTTGCAAATAGCCTAACGGTGTATCGAAACACACCAAAGGTTATATAATGGGTATGTACGACTCTCGCAGAGTTGTACAATACATGTTATTTACAAGTaatacatatattattggaTTTTGGAGTTCTCCATCTATTGGAGATGATAAACTCGTCTTTCGTTTTATAATGCAATAAGGAAATGGCTATAACTACCTCATGGGTTTCCAAATTGACTAGTTTGGGATAAATCCAAGCCTAGGGTTTAGGGGGTTCCGGACCCTTGGTCGGTGGTTCTACTATTGAGTAGTGGTATTTCGGTAGATTGCAGCTCCCCTAATTTTCATTTATATTGATATATTTGTAGTATTGTTATAATACTTTAATATAGTTGAGTTGGTTAAGTTTTAATACAATAGACCATGAGTTcaagcttttatttatttattgaattttCTATCATTCTTAACTTTTTTGAACTAATTTCtttttcctaattttttttttttacttttgagactcaaaaaattttaatttttaaaactaaatttattttatgaaaattatataaaaattagcgttagatttataaaatattaaagatatCTACTCCTTTCAGCCGAGTAATTTTAATCTTTTCGCATTTCACATACCAAAACGATGAAGTTTTAGTTCCCCTAAATGTAAGTTCCTGGCACCACCACTCCTCCAATAGCAAATTATGTCTAAATCTCTCCACTCAAGGTTTATGCAATGGATTAGTGTATAAGGCTATGCCTGATGTATACGCACAAGCCCCCATATGTCAATAGTCTAAGGAACGTAATTGTATGCATATCAtaattaataaagaaaatgtGAAGTGTGTGAGTTAAGCGATGTCATATAATGCACCAATTAAGAAATTTTGACGCGTCCTAAATTAGATACTTTTCAATGATGTCAAATCATTTAAATACATAAGTTTTAGCTAACTAATTCATTCAAGAAATGATTAAATTATACTCTTAAAGCTTTTCAAAGTAGCTGGCCACTTGGCTAACGAACTCATCTTTCCCCGAAGCCGCTTTGAATAATCGAAAGTACAAATTAATACGATTAAATTATGATTTGAAAAGACCCTTCAATATGATGAATAATTGGTGTAATCACCCCATATTTCCTCTAGATGGTCCTGATTAAGAAATATAATGAGCCATTCGATGATTATGGATAAGATGGTACTGATTAAGAACAAGTGCGATGATGATTATCTAATACGGAAGCTCATAGAAAGAGTACAACCTATTTATAAGGAGAAAAATGAAGTATCGAAGCTTCACATCCTTCGAAGAAACATACCAGATGGCCATGAGGGTAGAAAATTACGAAGGAGAGAAGATTACCAATGGATATAGGAATTCCAATAGCTGTAGTATTGGGAATGTCACAACCTTCAATAGTACTTCACTTTCAATTGTCAAAGTAGTGGGCATAATAAAGGAAGTTATGGGACAATTTAAGGTAACTGGCGATGTAGCCAATCGGCTACGTCTTTGGCCGATCGGCCATAATCTGCTAAGAGGGAGATTTTTCCCTTTCTTAAACTTCTCCTCTTTCATTTTTAAACCTGAAAATGCCCTTTCACGACCTTTGGTATCGATGATTCTTATGCCATTGGATTCGTTTTGATGAGATGGAAATGTTTGTATTTGATGGTCCAAGAAAATGGCATGAGTTAAGGTTATCGCTCTAATATTAACTAAAAAAAAGTTTCTCTCATATCACTATTCGGGAATGaatattggaatattaaaaaacacacataccaatacaaaaaaaaattatattggaataaaaaaattaatttactaAAATGATCTATATAAATGAtctaatttactaatttattaaagggtaaaaaatgtttattgtgttattaatgTAATCATGAACAATCTACTAAGTTTTACTCTATCGAAAAACTTtgaaaataagtaaataattcAATTGGATTTGTTAGATGGCATCAAATCAAGGAAATCGAGTACTAACTCCCATTTTTTACTGAATTAATTGATCAACTTGCCATCGAACATTTATTTTGGACtcgaaaattttgaaaaaaaaaatgcaacatatttctttgtttttcttatttttataaaattattttaaaaaaattacatgccATTTAAGTAATTTGTTCCAATTTTCTATTAAATAATGGCAAATTTAATATCACTTTGAAACTTAGGGGATGATATATATGGAACAACTTTAACCCTCCCTCCTATGCTCAAGAAAATTTACAAAACATGAGAGCTAACGGTTTAATGGTGTGAGCACCCTGACGCTCAAGTTATCACAATACCCATATATAAAAAGTTCAAAGCTTTGGAAAGATGGTTTTCactgtaaaaaaaatgaaatacatAAGTTAGGGGCCTATTTATAGGCGGCGACTGAAGTGGAAAGGGTTTTGGAAACCCAAACGCCTGATCGGAGTAATGATGTCTTAGGTAATAGTGCAAAACTTCCGCGCATCGTAATTATAACTAGGAGTAATGATGACTTAGACCTTTCAACTAGGCTCTGAGTTAGAGGGAGTAGAGAAATAGAGAGAGTAAACGAGAGTTAGAGATAGAAGAAGTTGAAAACAAAAAATGGAGAGAAAGTAATTGTAGAGATATAACATTGAATAAGATgagaaatatcattttttttaataattgggTTAAAAATTGGTGATATGATAGGTTTAGTAGGTGTGATCGGTCATTCCTCATGCACACTATAGTGAGAAGTCAACTTTAAGGTTATATATttttgataacttgccggatccgatttgatattctctgccagagttacctgcaaaacagaaccggagacaggatctctgggaaaactctccgacgatcaagtcagtttttgtaagaaggttggtaatttgacaatagtattgcggggaaaattgtgagcgtacctttttccctcgttcttaaggccttttataggtattttttagataaccgccgagggcggttactccttagtgggccacgttctgaggacggttccccctttttaggccatgtccctttcgtggctttcatggcaacgaacgtgcttctgagtgggagtcttgatgctccatttaggaattcgggacggttactcacttcacccgtttccgcttattcgggtcccattcggggcggttactcgctgcgcccgcttcctttattcgggtctcatccgatcttagaccataggtctaagtatgggctgggcctgcgaaatgagtatgacccagtttagcctcgcgggtcatcacatgcctcccctttagtttgatacaagagccctttagggtctgttcataggggacgcttcgttttcgcttgtctattcaaaattcaaaaacttgtgaatttttcctctttcgttatttcttttccggcgtcatcttttccggcgttgacctcttatttccgtcatttctctgtgttgtctttcccatgtaagttttcctcttcataatttgtacctcgttcggctttttacttctgtttatttcttttcctcaacatgtcgaaccccgaccttgacttcgcaccgttcgatgagagctacgtccgcgaggtttctcatgaagttgatgagatggttgatgaagtttcaaccagttctcatgggtctgattcccaccccgttgacttcctccacctggcgaatacaaccgacgagggtctaggttttgaccctaagaagttgattccgccacctgtcccaaccccccgtttgttaccaaagagggacaggtcgggaagcctagtttgtcgcgagaccattgaggatttgcgggtgcaatatccttggctccaaggtctcgagacc
The window above is part of the Euphorbia lathyris chromosome 3, ddEupLath1.1, whole genome shotgun sequence genome. Proteins encoded here:
- the LOC136221531 gene encoding probable histone H2A.2; protein product: MDSTNVKKGAGGRKGGGPKKKSVSRSVRAGLQFPVGRIGRFLKNGRYARRVGSGAPVYLAAVLEYLAAELLELAGNAARDNKKSRIIPRHILLAVRNDEELRKLLADVTIAHGGVLPNINPVLLPKKTEKTSQEPKSPAKAAKSPKKA